Genomic segment of Bos taurus isolate L1 Dominette 01449 registration number 42190680 breed Hereford chromosome X, ARS-UCD2.0, whole genome shotgun sequence:
ATTAGAATTTATTTCAACATTTTGAATTAACCAGGCATATACTGTTGCTTATAATTTTGTAAAACACAGAGTACAAGGGATGAGGGAACGAAATACTGAccatcttccttttcctctatttcttgatcCCACATATTTTACTGTTTTGTATTTTCAAGGAAATAACATATTGCAATGCCATGTTATCTTTCACTGGCTTACTAAATAAGATGGAAGCTTCCCCTTTTGCTTTTACACAACAGAAAAACTCTTATCCTTAAGACCAACAAAAAATGGTTAAGTGTGACTGATGAATTTGTACACATATATGCTAGACAAGCTTTCATTTAGAAGCAACATTTGAAAAGtagcaaaaacataaaaacacagGTTTATGTATCAATTCCCCATACAGAACAGGAACACCAAGGTATTTTACACTATGAATCCTCGGTGACATCCAGTCCTATACTACTTGGAACACTGACTACTCTCTTGAGCCACGAAGTGCAGAATTTGCCTCAGCTTCACTAGGTGTGGAAGGAACTGCTGGGGGAACACTGGGACATCCGCTAGCTTGGGCCCTCTCTTCCTCATCTTTCAAAGCCTCTTCATACCAAAAGTGGAAGGCACTGGGATCCAAACGGTTAATCCTGGCCAGGAACTCCAGGACTCTCATCTTGCTTGTTTCAGCATGCGCTCTGGGACCCCACAGGAGCTCATAGCATGCTGGATCACTGCCAGGCACTTGCCGATATTCCAAATACTTCAGCTGCACCAAATCTTGGGTGATGAGCTTCTTGGGCTCCCCAAATAAGAAATGCCTCTTCCCAGCATAGATATTCATCTTACCCAGGAAATCCCAGATGTCTTCCTCTGTGGCACAGTTGCCCTTCATGAAGATCACACCCAGGAGATTCATCAGGAGACCGGTCTTGGGAAAACCCCTGCCACGGTGCACGATCCCATTGCGGGGGAGATTCATCTTGCTGACAAGGACATAAGAATGCTTGGCAGTGTTGTCTTTCTTCACGTCAATACCAAATACCACCTCCATGCTGTCAGAAGCTCTTTTGAGGATCCTGAGGAATCGATTGTGGTACTTTTTATCAATAATCTTCAGCATATTCGCTTTCCTAATGGGCTTTTTTGTCTTATACATGCGTAACAGGAACTGCACCAACAGATTTGCCGGCCTGGTTAGTGAGTGTTTTCCAGACCGCACATTGGAGAGAGGGGCCTGAGAGGAATTACGTGTTTTCCCAATTTTCCCAAGGGCTCTTTTGGATGATCTTGTGGGAGAAACACCTGCAGGCACAGTGGTGGTGACCAGGGCCCCCCGAGGACGCTTGAGATGGTTACCAGACCTAGCACCGGACTTTCTCTTAGCATCAACCCCAGGACCAGGACTGGAGGAAGATGAGAGTGCTTCCATCGTGGTGGCAGTGACCTGAGTGCCCCTCAGATCCTGGGTGCCATGCTGAGCCTGGCGGCGTTTCTCACAGGTGTGGAGCTTAGCCTTCTTACCCCGAGGCATGGTGACTGTGGTCAGGACAACAGGCAGGAGTGCAGGTAGAACAGCACGTGATctgggcagagaggagagaggatgaGAGAGAGGGTGTGAATGCCCGCGGCAGGGAGGCACCACTTGGCCTTTAAGAAGGCCCACTCTTCAGGTTGCCACGCGGGCACTGCTCTGCAAACCCAAAGGACTCCCATTCTGATCACTCTGTCCTCTGAATACTCTGTCAAAATAATTAAGGTGAGTCtcaggctgcagcctgccagccctGCTAGCTGCCTCCTGAGGCTGAGGAACAGTGGGCCAGTCTAGTCCTTCTGGACACCCCCCTCCATTCTGGAGGGTGGGGGTCCTCTCGGTTCATATTCAGGACAATCGTATCAACTTTTGGCAGGCGCAGGGCCCCCTCCTCTGTGTGGCTCTAAGCTTATACCCCAGAGGCTGGTCCTCATCTTCCTGTGATACCTGAAGAAGTGAAGAGGTACCTCAGCCCAGTGTCCCTGGCAGGGGGCAACCATAGCAGTCAGCTCTAGGGAactctgtcctgggctcactgGGGTTTTCTGTCCTCTTTCAGGGTCTTTCCTTGGCTCTATGTAGAGCCTTGGACACCCGTGTCTGCTGCCCTGGTGTACCTCCTCTCAGACAAAGGCTCTCACCAATCCCATACCATCCGAATGGAGGGTTCACATACACCTGACTTCCATGCCTGGGCTTCTCAGTGCTGTGCAGTGGGTGAGGGTGGTACAGAGGGTACTCTCTATTGATTCCCCTGTTGGTGGGTGAGTGCAATCATCAGTTCTTTCAGGGTCCTCACCCTGACTCCTCTGAAGCCCTGGGCCTCCTACCTTGGCATAATTGAGGTCATTCACTTAGTCCAACACCCTCACTTCTCTGAACTCTCCAGACAGAAGTGAGAAGACTGCTCATCTTCACAGATACTCTAGGTTTCTACATAGAAAAGGGCCAGAATTTATGAGAACTTAAGTTTAGAGTCAGTGTCCACCTTAGTCGTTGCTCAGGTCTGGGTAGAACTCAGGACTCCTCCCACCAATAACCTGGGTAGTTCAGCCTCAGAGCGAAGTCCTGAATACCACgagtccctggaggagcaaaGTCAGGGTACCACATACGTGACTACTCCCTCGCCGGAGCCTCCCAGATACATAGGCACTCTGCTTCGTGACACCACCCCTAAATGGGGAGGGGTCCCCAGTCAGTACCTAGGGCATTCACTTCACTGCTGTCAGGACTGAGATATTCTCCAtctgcaagcaggggctactcctgAGACCAAAGCCCTTCCATCCCTGAGACTTCCCAGGCCAAATTCAATTTGATGGCTCTGCCGGGGCTTCCCAGGGCTTACAGCAGCAGTGAGACTTGGTGCAGCCCTCTTTGGTATGGGCTGAGCGGCCCCTGCCTCAGTCCGAGCTCAGTCTTCACCTAGACTCTGGACCAGCGCTGGGAATCCACCCTCCACCCGCCATAGGCCAGGCCCTCAAACTTAAGTCCTTACTTCCTGGAAACTGTAGATCAGAAGTAAGGATGACTCATATCTGGCCATGATGCTCAGGGTCTCAGATAGCTGATAGCAGGGGAGGTGTGTGAAGGCCGAGGGATGAAGGTGGGGAGGTTGTGTTTCTACGGTCCTCATTCGGAGTCCCCTCCTTCATCTATCAGACCTGACACTTCTCTTTTACCTaaactgtgtccataagtctccAAACAAAGCTTCACCTCCTAGACTGTGACAGGGGAGAAGTCCAGGAATTGAGCACATCAGTAGTGCTTTGTGTCACCATCTTAACTACCCAGTGCCCTGTTAGTACCTGGGGCTCTCCCAGTGACTGGAGCTAGGGCCTAGGTTTCTTTCATTTCCAGAATCAAGTAATCTCTTAAATCTTAAAGAATCTCTTAGATCAAAATTTACCAAAGAAGTAAGCCTAACAGTGTTGTAGGAACCATCCCCTGCCAACCACAGAGGCGAGACTTTGTGGGTTTCGCTTTGTTACAGGAGGGGCAACGGTCCCTTGACTCCACATTCAGGTCCTCACTTTGCCTTCAGGTCAGTCCTGGGAATCCACTCTCGTCCAAATGAACGCCCTGAACAGTAGTCCGAGCTCCCCGCCACCAGCACGGATTGTGGGGGGAACCACTTCTAGCTCAGGCTGCCCGGTGCAGGATCTCTGAGGGATGATGGCAGGGGCAGGGCTCTGTGGGGACACCATGGTTCAGTGTTCAGCTGTCAGTGGGTCATCCCTTAGGGTCCTCCCTGTACCATCTATCAGAGCCCAGGAATCCTTGCTCTATGGACTTgagtcctcctgcccccaaagccCTAGCCTCCCCAAATCCCTAGTGGGGAGTCAGGGTGCGTCTCTGAGCATCTCTCCCTGACAGGAGGGGAGCCACTCTGTGAGCCTTCCTCCTTGGTGGGAGAGACCCTCTCATTAGCACCAATGGTCCTTACCTTCACTGTGGTGATGGCCAAGATGCCCCCCTCTGCAGAACTGGAGTTTGATCCTGACAGACAAGCCCTTCCCTCCCTGAGACCAGACAGAAATGAAGAGGCTTCCCATCCCTATAACTCTGCCTGGAGCCTCTGGGGTTAGAAATAGGGGCAGGGGTCTGTAAAGCCTCCTCATTTGTGAGTCTAGTGATACTTCTTTCTTCACTCAGGGACCTCACCATGGTCCTGGCCAGTCCTGGGACCTGACCCTCCAACCTAAGATTCTCCCTCTACTGAACTGAGGCCATTCTTAGACTGAGACTTTGACCTCACAGAGAACTACAAGGCTTATAAGAGGGAATGTCCTGTCTGGGCAATCTAGGCCTGAGAGCAAGTTTGGGCAGATCTCTGAATGACCTGTATTTTAGGGTTGTTGTCTCTCCAGTCCTCACTCATGGGGGCCCTCATTTTGTCTATCTCTTGGATTAAACGATTCTTGGGGAACACCACATTCCGGCAAACTCTTGAGCAGTGTCCCTAATGCAAACCTTACAGTTTCATGTCCCAGACTTGAGGTGAGATGGGGAAAATAACACAGAAGGCAGGGGGCAGAATGGGGTGTGTTCCCAGAGAAAAATGCTGCTCCATCCTTTTCAAAAGCCAGAGTCAGTCTCTTTTGTTACTTGTTTTAATTGATTTACAGGCATACCTTTAAAACACTGTACTTCACTTAATCATGCTTCATGGTATTGTGCTTCATTACAAACTTAAAATTTGCATAACCCTGCACTGAACATATCtgtggcaccatttttccaaaaCCGAGTGTTCACTTGGGGTCCCTAATCCACATattgttaattctttaaatattttaaactctttccttattttatttgttatggTGCTCTGAtaacttttctttcttactaAGTAACTGccttatatatgtaaattaaGCTATGTACATTTTTTAGAGATTTTCTAGTAAGTGTATACAATAGGATTAACAATGTTTATAAGCATGGGAATCCCCCAAATTCCTGTGACTTACTTTATggcaatattcactttattgcagtgatCTATAACCCAACCCACCATATCTGAGATATGCGCACACTTCTAAAGGAAAGGAGCCATCCAAGATGGCTTTGTGCTGTTCTAATTGAGGTTATCTGACACTGCATAGAGATACAATCTGATTGTCACTATCATGTTTCTCCTCCTCATTGCTGTCATTTACTGAGGTAGCCTTCAAGGCTTTCTGCCTAAAGAAGTGTATTGGAGTATATTCAGAGTCCTTACTTTTATCCCAAGATACATTTGAATGTTAAGGAACACAAGCTCTGCTTTAGGTTAAGAGGAGTCTAACAGTGTGGAATCTAGAGGAATTCAGAGAGGAGTCTAATTCCAGGCCTATTAGTTACTAGTGTTCCCCAGCAAGGGCTCGCTGCCTGATGCACATAGAAGCCAATACTATGGAACAGGCTTTTGAGAGAAAAATTTTATTCCAAGGTGGAATGGCAAGAAGACACGAGGCAGGGCTCTCAAATCTGTCTCCTCAATCCAGAGTTTGAGGTAAAATGAAAGGGTTTAGGGGAACTGCAAACCTGGAAGCTAATTGGTTAGTCTTGAATTAGTTCATGTAAGCTATTCATGCTGCTTGAAGCCAGATTTTCCATATTGAAGGACTTCATACAGTTCTCCCATGGCAACATTCCTACTCTGAGAGTTTCACAGGCTGAACCCTCTTGGTTCGGGGGTCATCCTGGAAACAGGGGCTCCTTTTTACACATGCATGGTGCTGTCTCTAAAAATAACTCAAGGTTTCATTAACCAACAACCTGTTTTAAGGAAGCAAAACAAGTTTAAATTGGTCGATGTTTTATGTTTCAATCCCCCCCATCTCTCTTTGTACATTCTTCAATCTTGCAGGAAATCATCCTCAATTTGGTTAATGATTCTCAAATTTTGTACAAAGTGATAATCCCAGGTCTCAAATCTTTGTACCAACCAGACTGGAGTGTTATATAAGCATTGGCAAGGTTGGATTAATTGGTATTTAAGAAAGGTAAGTATGAGAGATTTAACTTCCTTCACATGTCTCTTTATATGCTATTAAGTTTGGAGTTTTGGTGCCTGGATGGACTTTTATTACTATTGGGTTAGCTGTCCTGGCTCTTCCTGGCCACTCATTAGCCCAAACTGAGCTCTGCAGTTGAATGACCAATTTCttccactgttcagttcagttcagttcagtcactcagttatgttcgactctttgcaaccccatggactgcacttccactgtagTGCTCAAAATAGTTTACATTTTGGCCAGCAAACAGAGCCTGGACCAATTGCCTTCAACCAATGCTTGCTGCCTCTTCCCAGCCTTCATGGATTGCAGTCAACATCAACCAGCACTCTTATCAAGAACTTGAGGTCTCTGGATGAGGCAGAAATCCTGGCTTCTTCCTGGAAAACCCCTGCATTCATGGGAGCTGTAAGAAAGCCTTCAGGGCTTGTCTATCTGTGGCTCAGagcactttgttcctttctaggAAGAAAATGGGCAAACGAGAGGCATCACCCCTTAATTTAGGACCCAATTCCATCTCCTGGTTTGGTTTCTGGGAAGAGTTGGCTGTATGAATTCCCTGGAGAAACCACTGAGAAGAATGGACAGTCTCAAGGTGACCAGCTTGGATCTGAGGGTTCACTTAAAGAACCCTGAAAAGTTTTCCATTATTACATGTGGTTGTCAAACTGTAGCTTAAAAGGCATGTGTGCTACCCAGCTTCCAAGGAATCTATCCCACCAGTTCCAAGATGAGCCCATTTGGTCAGAGGCTCCTAATATTTCCACCCCGCCAAGTGCTGAGGGCATGCTTGTCTACTGAAGAGGGCCATATAGAAGCTTAGACTCTGTCTCACTCTCTACCTTGAAAAACTTACCTAGTGAGGCAGAGGGTGAATGAGTGATTGCATCatgttgaagaaagtgaaagaggaagctgTCTTAAACTCAGCCAGAGCTGAGTTTGAGAGAACAATTCAGGAGCACACATGTTTAAACACTGATTTCCTCACTTTCTTCTGAGCATGCTGGGGTTTAATCTTTCTGGTAGATGACCAAAACATTTTACCACTCCAGCAGAGATCACACGCAGACAAGCAAATCTACATGTCTGGGCAATTTCCAGGGGAAATACATTCAACCCAAGGCCTCTATGTAGTCTATTACCTTTAAGACCACAACCAATGGTTATTTCTCctggtaaaatttcatttttaacatcACGCACACACATTTATAAGCAGTTCAATGCTACCTCCCTGATATTCTGGCTCGTATAGAAGAGGACTAGACTTTTTACTAAGGAAATGCAAGAATGTGTCCAATTGTATGAAATTCCTTTAACCAGGGCTCAGGGTACCTTCTTATGGCAGGGGGGCCAGATTTTCCTGCTTTACACTCCCTCATTTTACCTCTATGCTCTCACCACACCAAggtaatcagggttgatttcattaaGAATGCACTCATGTGAAATTcaaaggatcgtaagagactactacagacaactatatgcaaataaaatggataacctagaagaaatagacgGATTCTTAGAGAggtacaaccttccaagactgaacaaggaagaaatacAGAATGTAAGTAGACCAATCACAAGAACTGAAATTGAAACAGTGATTTAACAATTTCCAATAtccaaaagcccaggaccagatggtttcacatgtgaattctatcaaacagaGAAGAGTTATTACCTATCAatctcaaattcttccaaaaaattgcagaggaaggaacactcccaagttcgttctatgaggccaccatcacccggatagcaaaatcagacaaagattcaccaaaaaaggaaattacaggCCAATGACACTGaagaacatagatgtaaaaatcctgaACAGAATACTCGCAAACCAAAaatgacagtctcttcagtaagtgctGCTGTGAAAATTGGATAGCTACGTGGAAAATAATGAAGGGTAGTTCATTCAGTGTAGTTTTCCATTCCAGGCTTAAGTCTCTCAACTTTGAGACCCGCCATCTGAGGGTCTGACCCCTATTCAGTGTTTCCACAGCCTCCCTGGTGGGCTCGCCCTGTAGCCTAACTTAAAACTACCTTCCACTGCCAGACTTTTATTGTCCTAAAGTCTCCAAGTGCCTTGCCTCAGTGTATTTACACTAGACTCCTCATGAGGAAGCCCTCAATCCCCTCACCTCCTTACACCTCATTTTTATTGGGCCTCTAGATCTCAGTTCACCAGCTACTGTATATGAATGCTGCTCTTAGACGCTAGAATTCTGTAAGAAGgggttgagtttatttttcttagcatCCCCAAAACCACCCAGAAGCCTTCCAAAGAGCAGATGCTAAATTGATATTTGAACAACTATAGTTCAAGTGTGCAAGAAAGCAATGTTACTGGGATTTCACTTCTCCCACATTCTTAAATAAGCGAAGCCAATCCAGATAAATAAACTTCAATTTTACAAAGaaagactaaaacaaaacaaacgaaGAAATGAATAcctcttaagatttttttctgtatctgatAATCACACAGACTTCACTGtggaaaaatttccattttaacaaAAAAATCCATATTCCAATATCATGTTATCTTGTTCTGAATGACAAGAAATGATTCAAGGATTTCAGTCTGTGGTATGTAAtatgaaaattcttatttttcaactTGATAATCTGCAGTACATGTGGGAGCTGTGCCATTAGTTTACTTGGACTCTGAAGCTAAACACATCTTTAATTAAAAGGAACAacagttaaaaacagaaaaaagaaaaacctccaaTTTGTGCATATTGTATAGGAACACAAATATGTTATATGCTGAATTTCCATGAGCCCCACCGTGGCCCTCTGCTAGAGACTGCCCGCTTTCTTGAAATGCAATGTGAAGTATCTGCTCAGACTTCACTAGGGGTATTAGGAAATTTGGACATGCTCGGAAAGTGCGCTGGCCTTGGCACCATAGGAGCCCTGGCTGCAGCTCTGGCTCTGGCTTTCTCTTCTTCAGCTCTCAAAGCCTCTTCATACCAGAATGGGAAGGCACTGGACTTGGTATCATTGACATTAGCCCCAAATTCCCACAttaatttatatatctatatctatcatgGAAGCATCCCTTATTAGTTTACAAAATTgtactcattcctttttatagctttgTAGTACTCCACTCTGTGGATATATCATGTTCCCTCAATTAACATGTGCATAGGCatttacatattttcatatgGTTGTGGGTGTCTCTTCAGAGTTAATTTCTGAAAACACTGAATTACTGGCTCAAATGTAAAAGCACATTTAATTTTCTGACATTACCAAATTGTATTTATGCTCTAATCTCATTCTTTGACATGTAGCTCTCAAAGAATGAGATCAGTATATTCTCTAAAactatacacaaaagtaaactgaAAAGGGATTAAAGACCTAGCTATAAGAGTGGAAACCATAAAACACTTAGAAGATTATATGAGCAgaacacactttgacataaatcataacaatagttttttggatctgtctcctaaagctagggaaataaaagcaaaaataaacaaatgggttgtaactaaagttaaaagcttctgcacagcaaaggagaaacCCAACCTACtatatgggagaaaatatttgccaatgataTAACCAATAAgcgattaatatccaaaatatataaaaagtttatacaagagttttaaaaaaaacaatcaagaaaaaggtgggcagaagacttaaatacacatttttccaaggaagacatacagctggctaagaggcacatgaaaagatgttcaacatcgttAATCGTCATATGaatgcaaatttaaaccacaatgaggtattatcTTATACCTATCAGAAGGGCTATGATCCAAAAGGAACAgaagtaacaaatgttggtgagcaTGTGGACATGatctgtacactgttggtgggaatgtcaattggtgcagccaccatggataACAGTAAGGAGGGTCCTCAAAATCTAAACAGAGAActaccaaatgacccagcaatcccactcccaggtgaatatatggggaaaaaaaaaaaaaacacactaatTTGGATGGTCTCCGTCAGGTACTCGATGCTTGTCTGAGTCTAAGGGTTTCCACTGCTcgtctccccttcccctccagcctcATCTACTCTCTTCCATGACCCCACCCCAGTCCAACCTCCCTGTTTATTAAGAAGGCACCTGTGTCTGGCAGAGCCAGTGTGAGATGAAGAGATAGTCCTTCCCAGCCACCAGATCATCAAGAGTTTTGGCCGGACCTTTGAGCACACACTGAGACagtgaagagtcagacaaaaaGCACAGACTgtggcgctgaaatggattaataaggaacctAGTGATGTGGCCAGTGACCCTCCATCACAAtattctgcaggtccagttggggatgatacaTTTCATTGGCAAACCACAATTATGAAAAAGAACAGCAGCCCATATTGAGGCAGTGTATTCCCTCTGACAATTCATTTCCCTAAAAACTACCCATTCACACTAAGGGTGCATTTGCAACAGAATTTATCATCCAGACATGACCACTAATGGCAGCACTCGGTTCGCTACTCTAAGATCACTGTGGTCTCTTGCTTCCATGATTTCTACAGTTCTGGTATCCATTTGCTCCCTGCTATGTGATACGAACCCAGATGATAGCCTCCCCAGTGCCAGTGGTTGCATagatctataaaacagaaataagtacAAAAGAGTTTTTCAGGAATgtactcagaagtatgccatgtgatgctacCTTAAAGTCAGAATAACCTGCATTAAATCTTGAATAAACTTTCAGttcgtttcagttcagtcactcagtcgtgtccgactctttgcaatcccatgaatcacagcacgccaggcctccctgtccatcaccaactccgggagttcactcagactcacgtccatcgagtccatgatgccatccagccatctcatcctctgtcgtccccttctcctcctgcccctaatccctcccagcatcagagtcttttccaatgagtcaactcttcacatgaggtggtcaaagtactggagtttcagctttagcatcactccttccaaagaaatcccaggactgatctcctttagaatggactggttggatctccttgcagtccaagggactctcaagagtcttctccaacaccacagttcaaaagcattaattctttggcactcaacttacTTTAAATTAttgctaaaaatgaaaaaaaaatcactaattcTAAaagatccacacacacacaatggaatattactcagtcataaaaaagaatgaacttttgCCATTTTCAAGAACATGGATTGATTGGAAGGCATTATGTTAACTGAAATATGTGAGAGAGaggaagacaaatgctgtataatACCATTTATATGGagaattaaacaataaaacagaCTAGGGAgatgaagcagactcacagatacagagaacaagctagtagtggttaccagtggagaacAGCAAGGGGCAGGGTAAGGGCAGGGATAGAagattaagaggtgcaaacttatatgtataaaatagataagctacAATGATATACTGCAAAACAAAGGGGATATAccgatattttataataactataaatggaacatCACATTTATAAAttgtgaatcactttgttgtgtccctgaaacataaaatattgtacatcaactatgaagatgaagtgaaagtgttagttgctcagtcttgtgcaactctttttgaccctaaggatggtagcctgccagactcctgtaTCGATGGAATTCTCGAAGTAAGAATTACccattggagtgggtaaccattcccttctccaggggatctttctgactaagtgatcaaacctaggtctcctacattgcaggcagattctttggcatctgagccaccagggaagcccacaactaTAGCTcgctttaaaaacatatatattctcTCAGGAACATTcacatatacaatacagtattattaactatgtgcttccctggtggctcagtggtaaagaatctgcctgttgatgcaggagatgtgggttcaattccagggtcgggaagatcccctggaggaggacacggcaacccaatccagtattcttgcatggaaaattccaaagacagaggaggctggcaagctacaatccatggggttgcaggcaGTAGGAAACCACTTGGTGACTTAACAACgattaactacagtcaccatgctgtacattatatccctgctgctgctgctacgttgcttcagtcgtccccgactctgtgcgaccccatagacggcagcccaccaggctcccccgtccctg
This window contains:
- the LOC509870 gene encoding melanoma-associated antigen B3 → MPRGKKAKLHTCEKRRQAQHGTQDLRGTQVTATTMEALSSSSSPGPGVDAKRKSGARSGNHLKRPRGALVTTTVPAGVSPTRSSKRALGKIGKTRNSSQAPLSNVRSGKHSLTRPANLLVQFLLRMYKTKKPIRKANMLKIIDKKYHNRFLRILKRASDSMEVVFGIDVKKDNTAKHSYVLVSKMNLPRNGIVHRGRGFPKTGLLMNLLGVIFMKGNCATEEDIWDFLGKMNIYAGKRHFLFGEPKKLITQDLVQLKYLEYRQVPGSDPACYELLWGPRAHAETSKMRVLEFLARINRLDPSAFHFWYEEALKDEEERAQASGCPSVPPAVPSTPSEAEANSALRGSRE